The sequence CGCAGCGGTTGCAGAGGATGGCGACGTTGGCCACCGGGATCGGCATGTCCTTGTCGATGATCCCGCCCTGCATGGTCGCCCTGGTCGCCTTCTGGTGCTTCCGGGCGACGTTGACGCCGTCGACGATGACCTTGCCCTCCCGGGGCATGGCCCGCATGACCTCGCCCTCCTTGCCCCGGTCCTTGCCGGTGAGCACGCGGACGCGGTCACCCTTCTTGATCTTCAGTCCTGCCATGGCTAGAGCACCTCGGGTGCGAGCGACACGATGCGCATGAAGCGCTTGTCCCGCAGCTCCCGGCCGACCGGGCCGAAGATACGGGTGCCTCGTGGCTGCTGCTGGTCGTTGATGAGGACGGCGGCGTTCTCGTCGAAGCGGATGTAGGAGCCGTCCGGCCGCCGCTTCTCCTTCTTGGTCCGGACGACGACGCACTTCACGACGTCGCCCTTCTTCACGCCGGCGCCGGGGATGGCGTCCTTGACGGTGGCGACGAAG comes from Acidimicrobiales bacterium and encodes:
- the rplX gene encoding 50S ribosomal protein L24 gives rise to the protein MAGLKIKKGDRVRVLTGKDRGKEGEVMRAMPREGKVIVDGVNVARKHQKATRATMQGGIIDKDMPIPVANVAILCNRCGPTRVGYRFDPDGTKIRICKKCGGDL
- the rplN gene encoding 50S ribosomal protein L14, translating into MIQQESRLRVADNSGAKEVLCIKVLGGSKRRYASIGDIFVATVKDAIPGAGVKKGDVVKCVVVRTKKEKRRPDGSYIRFDENAAVLINDQQQPRGTRIFGPVGRELRDKRFMRIVSLAPEVL